A genomic region of Megalobrama amblycephala isolate DHTTF-2021 linkage group LG6, ASM1881202v1, whole genome shotgun sequence contains the following coding sequences:
- the LOC125270413 gene encoding glycerophosphodiester phosphodiesterase domain-containing protein 5-like, with product MGTTPTEVTQLKLGKLKVARQRLLQRYEHQPFVFCLAGLYGCQWRRYQRTHAQPGHCCCSKRESGSFALIILTFCLSLVFLYFWSEARNDYNDFDWFNFGNLGFWFPWSIVLLILAVFLFTYVAVLLLLAVCLLSEGQRLYLHWCHKIGISVTLILSIVASSVLTDLWSKEWMTVLLSFQVTAPYLHIGGVVLMTLLSWPVAMHVFRLNMRVRRVAMMVLYITVLLTLYLVPLGMHSPCIKERSSLGSAPALIGHRGAPMLAPENTYMSFEKALAAGADGLETDVTISYDGVPFLMHDKNLRRTTNVKDVFPNWTHTSPAMFTWRELQSLNAGSWFFSQDPFGTASSLSPDERLQAQNQSVCTLKAFLDLAAQYGKLVIFDLYRPPRGHPYRDAWISRTLDVIHNESSIHSSQVCHYLL from the exons ATGGGCACAACACCAACCGAGGTAACCCAACTGAAGTTGGGTAAGCTGAAAGTGGCACGTCAGAGGTTGCTACAGCGTTATGAGCACCAGCCCTTTGTCTTCTGTCTTGCTGGACTCTACGGCTGCCAGTGGAGACGTTACCAGCGCACACATGCTCAGCCTGGACACTGCTGCTGCTCTAAG CGGGAGTCTGGCAGTTTTGCTCTGATCATTCTGACCTTTTGTCTCAGTCTGGTGTTCCTGTACTTTTGGAGTGAAGCACGGAATGACTACAATGACTTTGACTG GTTTAATTTTGGAAATCTGGGCTTCTGGTTTCCATGGTCTATTGTTTTGTTGAttcttgctgtttttctgttcaCTTATGTTGCTGTTCTGCTG CTGCTAGCAGTTTGTCTTCTCTCAGAAGGCCAGAGGTTATATTTACATTGGTGTCACAAG ATCGGGATCTCAGTGACTTTGATTCTCTCCATTGTGGCCTCATCTGTTCTCACTGATTTATGGAGCAAGGAGTGGATGACTGTACTTTTATCTTTTCAG GTAACTGCCCCATATCTACACATAGGTGGTGTAGTTTTAATGACTCTGTTATCTTGGCCAGTAGCCATGCATGTCTTCCGGCTCAATATGAGGG TGAGACGGGTGGCCATGATGGTGCTGTATATAACTGTTCTACTCACTCTTTACCTGGTTCCTCTGGGCATGCACTCACCCTGCATTAAAGAGAGGAGCAGTCTGGGATCAGCTCCTGCTTTAATTGGACACAGGGGAGCACCAATG CTTGCCCCTGAAAACACCTACATGTCTTTTGAGAAGGCATTGGCAGCTGGAGCTGATGGTCTGGAGACTGATGTCACTATCAG TTATGATGGAGTTCCTTTCCTCATGCACGACAAGAACTTACGCAGGACAACTAATGTAAAAGATGTGTTTCCTAACTGGACACACACCTCACCTGCCATGTTTACGTGGAGAGAGCTGCAGAGTCTCAATGCCGGATCCTGGTTCTTCTCT CAAGACCCCTTTGGAACAGCTTCATCTCTGAGCCCAGATGAGCGTTTGCAGGCTCAGAATCAGTCGGTGTGCACACTGAAGGCCTTCCTGGATTTAGCGGCTCAATATGGGAAACTAGTGATCTTTGATCTGTACCGGCCACCCAGGGGTCACCCTTATAGAGATGCCTGGATATCCCGCACCCTAGACGTCATCCACAACGAGTCATCCATTCACTCCAGTCAGGTGTGCCATTATTTACTCTGa